One Mesorhizobium sp. L-2-11 genomic region harbors:
- a CDS encoding nitrate reductase, translating into MEIDEAREVRTTCPYCGVGCGVLAKVAANGEITVRGDPDHPANFGRLCSKGSALAETIDLDGRLLYPQIHGRRTDWDEALDLVASTFSRTIAEHGPDAVAFYVSGQLLTEDYYVANKLMKGFIGSANIDTNSRLCMASSVAGHRRAFGSDTVPGSYEDLELADLIVLVGSNLAWCHPVLYQRIAAAREKRPEMKVVLVDPRRTMTSDIADMHLAIAPDGDVALFTGLLAYLGQHNTLDRTYITAHTTGFGQAFFAASALDLAGVAAATGLGEDELVRFYSLFAATAKTVTVYSQGVNQSSSGTDKVNAIINCHLATGRIGKPGAGPFSVTGQPNAMGGREVGGLANMLAAHMEIENPEHRDRVQRFWSAPDIPEEPGLKAVEMFQAVADGRIKALWIVATNPVDSMPDADAVEAAIKACPFVVVSDILAKTDTVRHAHVRLPAAAWGEKDGTVTNSERRISRQRAFLATPGEARADWWIIAEVAKRMGFGEAFSHPSPADIFAEHAALSAFENDGARDFDIGAYGGVDAEGYDALAPFQWPAPSPGTPLWPAGHLPLKGGDRMSPSFSPIATIAEEATSAKLPISPFEGEMAGRLEGGAWRRPEVRSTRFFANGGFYTPDRKARFIPIRPVPQTRTNEKFPLVLNTGRVRDHWHTMTRTGKSPRLSQHLAEPFAEIHPADAQHFGIGDADILRVSTEHGEVLLRALVTVRQRPGSVFVPMHWTDQFSARARVDALVAPITDPISGQPASKNVAARVERFAAVAFGFAVLAERPASIDADYWSLARCAAGWRLELALEADRDWPDFAASLFGADAPGETLAYHDVAGGHYRFARFTGSRLTGALYLAPRPVAVSRGWAVEQLSADHADRRGRLAIVAGRPGGNSVDRGAVVCSCFGVGANQIAEAVRGGCVSVEAIGATLHAGTNCGSCRAEIRTIIEARRLHAAE; encoded by the coding sequence ATGGAGATCGACGAAGCGCGCGAGGTGAGGACCACCTGCCCCTATTGTGGGGTGGGCTGCGGCGTGCTGGCGAAGGTCGCCGCGAACGGTGAGATAACCGTTCGCGGCGACCCTGACCATCCGGCGAATTTCGGCCGGCTCTGTTCCAAGGGCTCGGCGCTGGCCGAGACGATCGACCTCGACGGACGGCTGCTCTATCCGCAGATCCACGGTCGCCGCACCGACTGGGACGAAGCACTCGACCTCGTCGCCTCGACCTTCTCGCGGACCATCGCCGAGCACGGTCCCGACGCGGTCGCCTTCTACGTCTCCGGTCAATTGCTGACCGAGGACTATTATGTCGCCAACAAGCTGATGAAAGGCTTCATCGGCTCGGCCAATATCGACACCAATTCGCGCCTGTGCATGGCCTCGTCGGTTGCCGGCCACCGCCGCGCTTTCGGCTCTGACACGGTGCCGGGCAGCTACGAGGATCTGGAACTCGCCGACCTGATCGTGCTGGTCGGCTCCAATCTCGCCTGGTGCCATCCGGTGCTCTACCAGCGCATTGCCGCTGCCCGGGAAAAACGGCCCGAAATGAAGGTGGTGCTGGTCGACCCACGCCGCACGATGACATCAGATATTGCCGACATGCATCTGGCGATCGCGCCGGATGGTGACGTCGCGCTGTTCACAGGGCTGCTCGCCTATCTCGGCCAGCACAACACGCTGGACCGCACCTATATCACGGCGCACACAACCGGCTTCGGGCAAGCCTTTTTTGCCGCCTCCGCGCTCGATCTTGCCGGCGTTGCCGCGGCCACGGGCCTCGGCGAGGACGAGCTTGTCCGCTTCTACAGCCTGTTCGCCGCGACGGCGAAGACGGTGACCGTCTACAGCCAGGGCGTGAACCAGTCTTCCTCGGGCACCGACAAGGTCAACGCCATCATCAACTGTCACCTCGCCACCGGCCGCATCGGCAAGCCCGGCGCCGGCCCGTTTTCAGTGACCGGCCAGCCCAACGCCATGGGCGGTCGGGAGGTTGGCGGCCTGGCCAACATGCTGGCCGCCCATATGGAGATCGAAAACCCCGAGCACCGCGACCGCGTGCAGCGTTTCTGGAGTGCGCCTGATATCCCCGAAGAGCCCGGCCTAAAGGCGGTCGAGATGTTTCAGGCGGTAGCCGACGGGCGCATCAAGGCGCTGTGGATCGTGGCGACCAACCCGGTCGACTCGATGCCGGACGCCGATGCCGTCGAGGCGGCGATCAAGGCCTGCCCGTTTGTCGTGGTGTCGGACATATTGGCCAAGACCGACACGGTCCGCCACGCCCATGTCCGCCTGCCCGCCGCCGCATGGGGCGAGAAGGACGGCACCGTCACCAATTCGGAGCGCCGCATCTCGCGCCAGCGCGCTTTTTTGGCCACGCCCGGCGAGGCAAGGGCCGACTGGTGGATCATCGCCGAAGTCGCCAAGCGGATGGGTTTTGGCGAAGCGTTTTCGCATCCGTCGCCAGCCGATATCTTCGCCGAGCACGCCGCGCTGTCGGCATTCGAGAATGACGGCGCCCGCGACTTCGACATCGGTGCGTATGGCGGGGTCGATGCGGAGGGATATGATGCGCTGGCGCCATTCCAATGGCCAGCGCCGAGCCCAGGCACCCCCCTCTGGCCTGCCGGCCATCTCCCCCTCAAGGGGGGAGATCGGATGTCACCGTCGTTTTCGCCAATCGCTACCATTGCAGAAGAGGCAACGTCGGCAAAACTGCCAATCTCCCCCTTTGAGGGGGAGATGGCCGGCAGGCTAGAGGGGGGTGCCTGGCGCCGACCGGAGGTTAGAAGCACCCGCTTCTTCGCCAACGGCGGCTTCTACACGCCCGACCGCAAGGCGCGCTTCATCCCGATCCGTCCAGTTCCCCAAACCCGCACGAACGAAAAATTCCCGCTGGTGCTCAACACCGGGCGCGTTCGCGACCACTGGCACACTATGACGCGGACGGGAAAAAGCCCACGGCTGTCGCAGCACCTGGCCGAGCCGTTCGCCGAAATCCACCCGGCGGACGCGCAGCACTTCGGCATCGGCGATGCCGACATCTTGCGCGTCTCGACCGAGCATGGCGAGGTGCTGCTTCGTGCGCTGGTGACGGTGCGGCAGCGGCCAGGCTCGGTCTTCGTGCCGATGCATTGGACGGACCAGTTTTCCGCGCGGGCTCGTGTCGATGCGCTGGTGGCCCCCATCACCGATCCGATTTCAGGGCAGCCGGCCTCGAAGAATGTTGCCGCCCGGGTGGAACGCTTCGCTGCCGTCGCGTTCGGCTTCGCGGTGCTTGCCGAACGGCCAGCCTCGATTGACGCCGACTATTGGAGCCTCGCCCGCTGCGCTGCCGGCTGGCGTCTCGAGCTTGCGCTGGAAGCCGACCGGGACTGGCCGGATTTCGCGGCTTCGCTTTTCGGGGCGGACGCGCCAGGCGAGACACTCGCCTATCATGATGTCGCCGGCGGGCACTATCGCTTCGCCCGCTTTACCGGCAGTCGGCTGACTGGCGCGCTCTATCTTGCCCCCAGGCCGGTCGCGGTGTCGCGCGGCTGGGCGGTCGAGCAGTTGAGCGCTGACCATGCCGATCGGCGCGGGCGACTGGCGATCGTGGCGGGGCGACCGGGCGGCAACAGCGTCGATCGTGGCGCCGTTGTCTGCTCATGTTTCGGGGTCGGCGCCAATCAGATCGCCGAAGCGGTGCGCGGAGGCTGCGTTAGCGTCGAAGCGATCGGCGCCACCTTGCATGCCGGCACCAATTGCGGCTCCTGCCGTGCCGAGATCAGGACCATCATCGAGGCGCGACGCCTTCACGCGGCGGAGTGA
- the nirD gene encoding nitrite reductase small subunit NirD gives MMMNWIAVGTLSDIPRRGARCVATPQGKIAVFRTAEDQVFAIEDHCPHKGGPLSQGIVHGAAVTCPLHNWVISLETGKALGADDGAVRTIPVRIEGERLFIALEALASRAA, from the coding sequence ATGATGATGAATTGGATTGCTGTCGGCACGCTCTCGGACATCCCGCGCCGCGGCGCGCGCTGCGTCGCCACGCCTCAAGGCAAGATCGCCGTCTTCCGCACGGCAGAGGACCAGGTATTTGCCATCGAGGACCATTGCCCGCACAAGGGCGGACCGCTCTCGCAGGGCATCGTCCATGGCGCAGCGGTGACCTGTCCCCTGCACAATTGGGTGATCTCGCTGGAAACCGGCAAGGCGCTTGGCGCCGACGACGGTGCGGTGCGCACCATCCCGGTGCGGATCGAGGGCGAGCGTCTATTCATTGCGCTGGAAGCGCTGGCCAGTCGCGCGGCTTGA
- the nirB gene encoding nitrite reductase large subunit NirB: MTEKLVIIGNGMAPGRMLEHLLEKAPDLYQVTIFNAEPRVNYDRIMLSPVLSGEKDYEEIIIHGDGWYIKHGITLYKGHKIVAIDRQAKTVTSDHGVTEPYDKLVIATGSVPFIIPVPGHDLPGVLTYRDLDDVRAMMLAAQSRAKAVVIGGGLLGLEAAAGLNAQGMDVTVLHVMPTLMERQLDPAAGYLLQRAVEQRGIKVITKANTQAITGKGKVEQVELADGTIIPATLVVMAVGIRPNATLAKDAGIAVNRGIVVDAGMRSNDPDIFALGECAEVNGMVYGLVAPLYEMARVAASQLAGDEAAAFVHSDTPTKLKVTGIELFSLGDFAEGEDRQEIVLRDAAAGVYKRLVLRDDRIIGTVLYGETADGAWFNDLKKKQTDISEMRDTLIFGQSYQGGASLDPMAAVAALPDDAEICGCNGVCKGKITGAITAKSLTSLDDVRAHTKASASCGSCTGLVEKLMVLTIGDKYNPAAVQPMCGCTTLGHDEVRRLIRAKGLKTIPAVMQELEWTTSCGCAKCRPALNYYLVCDWPDEYADDYQSRFINERVHANIQKDGTYSVVPRMWGGVTNAAELRAIADVVDKFEIPMVKVTGGQRIDMLGIRKEDLPAVWADLGQAGFVSGHAYAKGLRTVKTCVGSDWCRFGTQDSTGFGVRIEKFMWGSWTPAKVKMAVSGCPRNCAEATCKDVGVICVDSGYEIHFAGAAGLDIKGTEVLGLVKTEDEALEHIVALTQMYREQGRYLERIYKWAKRIGIAEIKRQIMDDGEKRKAYFDRFVFSQKFAQVDPWSERVSGKDKHEFRPMASVGFAQAAE; this comes from the coding sequence ATGACCGAAAAACTCGTCATCATCGGCAACGGCATGGCCCCCGGGCGCATGCTGGAGCACCTGCTGGAAAAGGCGCCGGACCTCTACCAGGTCACCATCTTCAACGCCGAGCCGCGCGTGAACTACGACCGCATCATGCTGTCGCCGGTTCTGTCAGGCGAAAAGGATTATGAGGAGATCATCATCCATGGCGATGGCTGGTACATCAAGCACGGGATCACCCTCTACAAGGGCCACAAGATCGTCGCCATCGACCGGCAGGCAAAGACCGTCACCTCCGACCACGGCGTCACCGAGCCCTACGACAAGCTCGTCATCGCCACCGGCTCGGTGCCGTTCATCATCCCGGTGCCCGGCCATGATCTGCCCGGCGTGCTGACCTATCGCGATCTCGACGACGTTCGGGCGATGATGCTGGCAGCGCAGTCACGGGCCAAGGCCGTGGTTATCGGCGGCGGCCTGCTAGGGCTGGAGGCGGCTGCGGGCCTGAACGCGCAGGGCATGGACGTCACCGTGCTGCATGTCATGCCGACGCTGATGGAACGACAGCTCGATCCGGCCGCTGGCTATCTGCTGCAGCGCGCGGTCGAACAGCGCGGCATCAAGGTCATCACCAAGGCCAACACCCAGGCGATCACCGGCAAGGGTAAGGTCGAGCAGGTGGAACTCGCCGACGGAACCATCATCCCGGCGACGCTGGTGGTGATGGCGGTCGGCATAAGGCCGAATGCGACGCTGGCGAAAGACGCCGGCATTGCCGTCAATCGCGGCATCGTCGTCGATGCCGGCATGCGCAGCAACGACCCCGACATCTTCGCGCTCGGCGAGTGCGCCGAGGTCAACGGCATGGTCTACGGCCTGGTCGCACCGCTCTATGAGATGGCGCGTGTCGCTGCCAGCCAGTTGGCCGGCGACGAGGCCGCCGCCTTCGTCCATTCGGACACGCCGACCAAGCTCAAAGTTACCGGCATCGAGCTGTTCTCGCTCGGCGACTTTGCCGAGGGCGAGGACCGCCAGGAGATCGTGCTGCGCGATGCCGCTGCCGGCGTCTACAAACGGCTGGTGCTCAGGGATGACCGCATCATCGGCACCGTGCTTTACGGCGAGACGGCGGACGGCGCCTGGTTCAACGACCTCAAGAAGAAGCAGACCGACATATCGGAAATGCGCGACACGCTTATCTTCGGCCAGTCATACCAGGGGGGCGCCTCCCTGGACCCTATGGCGGCCGTTGCAGCCTTGCCGGATGATGCGGAAATCTGCGGCTGCAACGGCGTTTGCAAGGGAAAGATCACTGGCGCGATCACGGCCAAAAGCCTGACCTCGCTCGATGACGTGCGCGCACACACCAAGGCGTCCGCCTCCTGCGGCTCCTGCACCGGGCTGGTCGAAAAGCTGATGGTGCTGACCATCGGCGACAAATACAATCCCGCGGCGGTGCAACCGATGTGCGGCTGCACCACGCTCGGCCATGATGAGGTCCGCCGGCTGATCAGGGCCAAGGGTCTGAAGACCATTCCCGCCGTCATGCAGGAGCTGGAATGGACCACCTCCTGCGGCTGCGCCAAATGCCGGCCGGCGCTCAATTACTATCTCGTCTGCGACTGGCCGGACGAGTATGCCGACGACTACCAGTCGCGCTTCATCAACGAGCGCGTCCACGCCAACATCCAGAAGGACGGCACCTATTCGGTGGTGCCGCGCATGTGGGGCGGCGTCACCAATGCCGCCGAACTGCGCGCCATTGCCGATGTCGTCGACAAATTCGAAATCCCAATGGTCAAGGTCACCGGTGGCCAGCGCATCGACATGCTCGGCATCCGCAAGGAGGATCTGCCGGCGGTGTGGGCCGATCTCGGCCAGGCCGGCTTCGTCTCCGGCCACGCCTATGCCAAGGGACTGCGCACGGTGAAAACCTGCGTCGGTTCGGACTGGTGCCGCTTCGGCACGCAGGATTCGACGGGGTTCGGCGTCCGCATCGAGAAATTCATGTGGGGTTCGTGGACGCCGGCCAAGGTCAAGATGGCGGTGTCGGGCTGCCCGAGGAACTGCGCCGAGGCAACCTGCAAGGATGTCGGCGTGATCTGCGTCGATTCAGGCTACGAGATCCATTTCGCCGGGGCAGCCGGCCTCGACATCAAGGGAACCGAGGTGCTCGGCCTGGTCAAGACCGAGGACGAGGCACTGGAGCATATCGTGGCGCTGACGCAAATGTATCGCGAGCAGGGCCGCTATCTCGAGCGCATCTACAAATGGGCCAAGCGCATCGGCATCGCCGAGATCAAGCGCCAGATCATGGACGATGGCGAGAAGCGCAAGGCCTATTTCGACCGCTTCGTCTTTTCGCAGAAATTCGCCCAGGTCGACCCGTGGTCGGAACGCGTTTCCGGCAAGGACAAACACGAATTCCGGCCGATGGCTTCGGTCGGTTTCGCGCAGGCGGCGGAGTGA
- a CDS encoding MFS transporter — protein MSTIAFTVCFAVWTIFSIIGVRIKQDLGLNETEFGLLVGTPILTGSLVRMVLGVWTDRFGGRLVYTATMLAAAVATFLLAFAQTYGQMLVAALGVGLAGGSFAVGVAYVSRFFPAGKQGTALGIFGVGNVGAAVTKFLAPFMLLSWGWQSVALIWAAALVVMAAVFWFTTDDDPVIRERRAGKAAPARSFLQEFAPLKNLQVWRFAFYYFFAFGAFVALSLWLPRYLIGVYGFGIATAGMIGAAYSIPASIFRAYGGVLSDRIGARTVLYWTFAVSAVATLVLSLPSADFVVRGISGPIAFHFEIGPVAFIAVACVLGFFMSLGKAAVYKHIPAYYPQSVGAVGGVVGMIGGLGGFILPIAFGALNDLTGVWSSCFMLLFVIVATCFAWMHFSIRRMERAAAAEASGLSFAAE, from the coding sequence ATGTCCACCATCGCCTTCACCGTCTGCTTCGCGGTGTGGACGATATTTTCAATCATCGGCGTGCGCATAAAGCAGGACCTTGGGCTGAACGAGACGGAGTTCGGCCTGCTGGTCGGCACGCCGATCCTCACCGGTTCGCTCGTGCGCATGGTGCTCGGTGTCTGGACCGACCGTTTTGGCGGACGGCTGGTATACACCGCGACCATGCTTGCGGCGGCGGTCGCGACCTTCCTGCTCGCTTTTGCGCAAACCTACGGACAGATGCTGGTCGCCGCGTTAGGCGTTGGGCTCGCCGGTGGTTCCTTCGCCGTCGGTGTCGCCTATGTCTCGCGCTTCTTCCCGGCCGGCAAGCAGGGCACGGCGCTTGGCATTTTCGGTGTCGGCAATGTCGGCGCCGCGGTCACCAAGTTCCTGGCACCGTTCATGCTTCTCTCCTGGGGCTGGCAGTCGGTCGCGCTGATCTGGGCGGCAGCACTCGTCGTCATGGCCGCCGTCTTCTGGTTCACGACCGACGACGATCCGGTCATTCGCGAGCGCCGCGCCGGCAAGGCAGCGCCCGCGAGAAGCTTCTTGCAGGAATTCGCCCCGCTTAAGAACCTGCAGGTCTGGCGCTTCGCCTTCTATTATTTCTTCGCCTTCGGTGCATTCGTGGCGCTATCGCTGTGGTTGCCGCGCTACCTGATCGGCGTCTACGGCTTCGGCATCGCGACCGCTGGCATGATCGGCGCGGCCTATTCGATCCCTGCAAGCATCTTCCGCGCCTATGGCGGCGTGCTTTCCGACCGGATCGGCGCCCGCACCGTGCTCTACTGGACCTTCGCGGTCAGTGCCGTTGCTACTCTCGTTCTGTCTCTCCCTTCGGCAGACTTCGTCGTGCGCGGCATCAGCGGGCCGATCGCCTTCCATTTCGAGATCGGCCCGGTCGCCTTCATAGCCGTTGCCTGCGTGCTCGGCTTCTTCATGAGCCTTGGCAAGGCCGCCGTCTACAAGCACATCCCGGCTTACTACCCGCAGAGTGTCGGCGCGGTCGGCGGCGTTGTCGGCATGATTGGCGGGCTCGGCGGCTTTATCCTGCCAATCGCCTTCGGCGCACTCAACGACCTCACCGGCGTCTGGTCGAGCTGCTTCATGCTGCTCTTCGTCATCGTCGCCACCTGCTTTGCCTGGATGCACTTCAGCATCCGGCGGATGGAGCGCGCGGCCGCCGCCGAAGCTTCAGGCCTTTCCTTCGCGGCTGAGTGA
- a CDS encoding ABC transporter ATP-binding protein: MTAYLKLDHIDKSFARGGQVSEVLKDIRLTIDKGEFVSIIGHSGCGKSTLLNLIAGLTKVTAGAVLLENKEVDSPGPERAVVFQNHSLLPWLTVYENINLAVSKVFGSTRTKAERHDWIMRNLDLVQMAHARDKRPAEISGGMKQRVGIARALAMEPKILLLDEPFGALDALTRAHLQDAVMDIHSRLGSTTIMITHDVDEAVLLSDRIVMMTNGPAATIGEVLAVPLARPRRRIELSSDRTFLRCREAVLKFLYERHRFVEAAE; encoded by the coding sequence ATGACGGCCTACCTGAAACTCGACCATATCGACAAATCCTTTGCCCGCGGCGGCCAGGTCAGCGAGGTGCTGAAAGACATCCGGCTGACCATCGACAAAGGCGAATTCGTCTCCATCATCGGCCATTCCGGCTGCGGCAAGTCGACCTTGCTCAACCTGATCGCCGGACTGACGAAAGTGACCGCCGGCGCGGTCCTGCTCGAAAACAAGGAGGTCGACAGCCCCGGACCCGAGCGCGCCGTGGTGTTCCAGAACCACAGCCTTTTGCCGTGGCTCACCGTCTACGAGAACATCAATCTGGCGGTGTCGAAGGTGTTCGGTTCGACCAGGACCAAGGCCGAGCGGCATGACTGGATCATGCGCAATCTCGACCTCGTACAGATGGCGCATGCCAGGGACAAGCGGCCCGCCGAGATATCGGGCGGCATGAAGCAGCGCGTCGGCATCGCCCGCGCGCTGGCGATGGAGCCGAAGATCCTGCTGCTCGACGAGCCCTTCGGTGCGCTCGACGCGCTGACGCGCGCCCATCTGCAGGATGCGGTGATGGATATCCATTCGAGGCTTGGCTCGACGACGATCATGATCACGCACGATGTCGACGAGGCGGTGCTGTTGTCCGATCGCATCGTCATGATGACCAACGGTCCAGCGGCGACCATCGGCGAGGTGCTTGCCGTGCCGCTGGCCCGGCCGCGCCGGCGCATCGAGCTTTCCTCCGACCGGACCTTCCTGCGCTGCCGTGAGGCAGTGCTGAAGTTCCTCTACGAACGCCACCGCTTCGTCGAAGCCGCGGAGTAA
- the ntrB gene encoding nitrate ABC transporter permease, translating to MSIQAIEDTKVKAFPTPAKPAEVIAFTAKVRRRFDPAAIAGKLASTLVPPAIVIVVMLVIWQIACSSPNASLPPPSQVWNEAYDLIAHPFFDYGPQDIGLAWRVLISLQRVAIGFGLAAIVGVALGALVGQSIWAMRGLDPVFQILRTVPPLAWLPLSLAAFRDSSPSAIFVIFITSIWPVIINTAVGVRNIPEDYRNVSRILRLNQLEFFVKIMVPAAAPYIFTGLRIGIGLSWLAIVAAEMLTGGVGIGFFIWDAWNSSRLPDIIVALAYIGVTGFCLDRLVAAVGAFVTRGTTAK from the coding sequence ATGTCTATCCAAGCCATCGAGGACACCAAGGTCAAGGCGTTCCCCACGCCTGCCAAGCCCGCAGAGGTCATAGCTTTCACCGCCAAGGTGAGACGCCGCTTCGATCCCGCCGCGATCGCCGGCAAGCTGGCGAGCACGCTGGTGCCGCCGGCAATCGTCATCGTCGTCATGCTCGTCATCTGGCAGATCGCCTGCTCGTCGCCCAACGCCAGCTTGCCGCCACCTAGCCAGGTATGGAACGAGGCCTACGATCTGATCGCCCATCCGTTCTTCGACTATGGTCCGCAGGATATCGGATTGGCCTGGCGGGTGCTGATCTCGCTGCAGCGCGTCGCCATCGGCTTCGGCCTGGCTGCCATCGTTGGCGTCGCGCTCGGCGCACTGGTCGGCCAGTCGATCTGGGCGATGCGCGGCCTCGATCCTGTGTTCCAGATTCTGCGCACCGTGCCGCCGCTCGCCTGGCTGCCGCTGTCGCTGGCTGCCTTCCGCGATTCCAGCCCGTCGGCGATCTTCGTCATCTTCATCACCTCGATCTGGCCGGTGATCATCAACACCGCCGTCGGCGTCCGCAACATTCCAGAGGACTACCGGAACGTCTCCCGCATCCTCCGGCTCAACCAGCTCGAATTCTTCGTGAAGATCATGGTGCCGGCCGCGGCACCTTACATCTTTACCGGCCTGCGCATCGGAATCGGCCTGTCCTGGCTCGCGATCGTCGCCGCCGAAATGCTGACAGGCGGCGTCGGCATCGGCTTCTTCATCTGGGACGCCTGGAACTCGTCGCGGCTGCCCGACATCATCGTTGCGCTCGCCTATATCGGCGTCACCGGCTTCTGCCTCGACCGCCTGGTCGCGGCGGTCGGCGCCTTCGTCACCCGCGGCACAACGGCAAAGTGA
- a CDS encoding CmpA/NrtA family ABC transporter substrate-binding protein: MTKRIKTEAPFQGMTRRNFLMASAATAATLAAARALLPSGAYAATATPEVTGAKLGFIALTDAAPLMIAKEKGLFEKFGMPDVEVLKQASWGATRDNLMLGGEANGIDGAHILTPMPYLMHTGKVTQNNQPMPMAIVARLNYDCQAISVAQEYAGTGVGLDASKLKDAFAARKAEGKEVKAAMTFPGGTHDLWLRYWLAAGGIDPDKDVSTIVVPPPQMVANMKVGNMDVFCVGEPWNEQLVHQGVGFTAATTGELWKGHPEKALGLRAAFIDKNPNATKAILMAVMEAQQWCEAMENKDEMAAIIGKRQWMNVPTADIIGRLKGDINYGNDRVAAGTDLYMKFWKGGVSYPFKSHDSWFLAENIRWGKFAATTDIKALVDQVNREDLWREAAKDLGVAAADIPASSSRGVETFFDGKIFDPANPSAYLDSLKIKASA, encoded by the coding sequence ATGACGAAACGCATCAAGACTGAAGCCCCTTTCCAGGGCATGACCCGCCGCAATTTTCTGATGGCAAGTGCTGCTACCGCGGCAACGCTGGCGGCGGCGCGCGCGCTGCTGCCGTCCGGCGCCTATGCGGCGACGGCAACTCCGGAAGTCACTGGCGCCAAGCTCGGCTTCATCGCGCTGACCGATGCAGCGCCGCTGATGATCGCCAAGGAGAAGGGCCTGTTCGAAAAATTCGGCATGCCCGATGTCGAGGTGCTCAAGCAGGCCTCCTGGGGCGCGACACGCGACAATCTGATGCTCGGCGGCGAAGCCAACGGCATCGACGGCGCCCATATCCTGACGCCGATGCCTTACCTGATGCACACCGGCAAGGTGACGCAGAACAACCAGCCGATGCCGATGGCTATTGTGGCGCGGCTCAACTACGACTGCCAGGCGATTTCCGTGGCGCAGGAATATGCCGGCACCGGCGTCGGCCTCGATGCCTCCAAGCTGAAGGACGCGTTTGCGGCCAGGAAGGCAGAAGGCAAGGAGGTGAAAGCCGCCATGACCTTCCCGGGCGGCACCCATGATCTCTGGTTGCGCTACTGGCTGGCTGCCGGCGGCATCGATCCCGACAAGGATGTCTCGACCATCGTTGTGCCGCCGCCGCAGATGGTCGCCAACATGAAGGTCGGCAACATGGACGTGTTCTGCGTCGGCGAGCCATGGAACGAGCAACTCGTCCATCAGGGCGTCGGCTTCACCGCCGCCACAACGGGCGAGTTGTGGAAAGGCCATCCGGAAAAGGCGCTCGGCCTGCGCGCCGCTTTCATCGACAAGAACCCGAACGCCACCAAGGCAATCCTGATGGCCGTCATGGAAGCCCAGCAATGGTGCGAAGCCATGGAAAACAAGGACGAGATGGCGGCCATTATCGGCAAGCGGCAATGGATGAACGTGCCGACCGCCGACATCATCGGCCGCCTCAAGGGCGACATCAATTACGGCAACGACCGCGTCGCCGCCGGCACCGACCTCTACATGAAGTTCTGGAAGGGCGGTGTGTCCTATCCGTTCAAGAGCCACGACAGCTGGTTCCTCGCCGAAAACATCCGCTGGGGCAAATTCGCGGCGACCACCGACATCAAGGCGCTGGTCGATCAGGTCAACCGCGAGGATCTGTGGCGCGAGGCGGCGAAGGATCTCGGCGTCGCGGCAGCCGACATCCCGGCGTCTTCATCGCGCGGCGTCGAGACCTTCTTCGACGGCAAGATCTTCGATCCGGCCAATCCGTCCGCCTATCTCGACAGCCTGAAGATCAAGGCATCGGCCTGA